Part of the bacterium genome is shown below.
TTGATGTGGATGCCTATTTTACAGATGACACAAATGAGCTTGAAACTCTCGGAATGGAGTGGCGGCCTCTGGGGTTCTCCACAAAAAGCGGTGAATACATGGAGTATAATATTCAGAGATTTTATGACAGGCTTGACGAACCATTTGAAATTAATGACGGCGTTGTTCTTCCGATCGGGGGATACTGGTACACAAGACACGAACTTCAGGGAGGCACTTACAGAGGGAGGAAGGTATCGGCAGGTATGGGTGCAAGCTGGGGACACTACTACACAGGATCCCGTGCTGAATTTCAGATTGAACTGAACGCAAATATCAACCGGCATTTCAACCTTAGCTGCGATTATTCCTATAATGATCTGAAATTTCCCGAAGGTGCTTTCAGAACTCATGAAATAGGCGGCAGAGCCCAGTACGCTTTTAATACAAAACTTTTAACCTCATTTTTCGGCCAATGGAACAACGAAGACAATAAAATTCTGATTAATTTCCGTCTGAACTGGATACCAAAAATCGGAAGTGATTTCTATCTTGCAGTTAATCAGATACTTGACACATCCGGCGGAAAATTAACAGTGAAAGATTTTACCATACTTTCCAAACTTGTATGGCGATTTGTTATTTAACTATTTAAGGAGGTGCACAATGTTAAAAAAACACATGATTATTTATGTAACAGCAGTACTTTTATTTGTCGGGATTACAGCATGCAGCCAGCAGAAAAAGACTGACACTAAATTACCGTTAAAAGTGCAGCAGTCTGTTAAACAAGCTTTCCCTGACGGGAAAATAATAAAAGTGAAGAATGAGAATGAAAATGGCAAAGAATATTTTGAAGTACTGGTCAGGACCGATGATACTTTATATGAACTTGACCTGTCTTCTTCCGGAAAAATTCTCAAAAAAGAAATTACTACATCAGAGCAGGAAAAAGAAGAATCTCTGAAAGAAAAGAACGAAGAAGAGGAAGAATTAGTTTTTACTTTTGACGGAGATGAAACCGGCGGACTTCCTGACGAATGGGTCTCATGTAAAACGGGAAAAGGCAATCCCGGAAAATGGGTAATTTTAAAGGATTCCACAGCTCCAAGCAAACCTAACGTGCTTGCACAGACCAGCAAGGAAAATTTCGGTTATCATTTTAACATCGCAGTTGCGCAAAATACGGATTTTGAAAATCCTGAGATAAATTTAAAATTTCAAGCTGTTGACGGACAGGAAGATCAGGGAGGCGGGCCTGTGTGGAGATATCAGGACGCTGACAATTACTATATCTGCCGTGCCAATCCGCTGGAAAATAATTTCAGGGTTTATAAAGTGATAAACGGCAACCGGAGACAACTCGGGAGCGCATCTTTTGAAATCCCTGCAAAAGTGTGGCATACAATTAAAGTG
Proteins encoded:
- a CDS encoding DUF1080 domain-containing protein, which gives rise to MLKKHMIIYVTAVLLFVGITACSQQKKTDTKLPLKVQQSVKQAFPDGKIIKVKNENENGKEYFEVLVRTDDTLYELDLSSSGKILKKEITTSEQEKEESLKEKNEEEEELVFTFDGDETGGLPDEWVSCKTGKGNPGKWVILKDSTAPSKPNVLAQTSKENFGYHFNIAVAQNTDFENPEINLKFQAVDGQEDQGGGPVWRYQDADNYYICRANPLENNFRVYKVINGNRRQLGSASFEIPAKVWHTIKVENRGSRIKCWLNGKLYLDVNDDSFKSGKVGLWSKADAVTYFDDFEISQEESESGSEDD